One part of the Microbacterium saperdae genome encodes these proteins:
- a CDS encoding response regulator transcription factor, whose amino-acid sequence MRVLIVEDEPYLAEAVRDGLRLEAIAADIAGDGDAALELLSINSYDLAVLDRDIPGPNGDEIARWIVASGSGIPILMLTAADHLDDKASGFELGADDYLTKPFELRELVLRLRALDRRRQRVRPPVLEVAGLRLDPFRREVFRDGRYVALTRKQFAVLEVLIDADGGVVSAEQLLERAWDENADPFTNAVRITVSSLRKRLGEPWLILTVPGVGYRIGTDADA is encoded by the coding sequence ATGCGTGTGCTGATCGTCGAGGACGAGCCCTACCTCGCCGAGGCCGTCCGCGACGGGTTGCGGCTGGAGGCGATCGCCGCCGACATCGCCGGCGACGGCGACGCGGCGCTCGAGCTGCTGAGCATCAACTCCTACGACCTCGCCGTGCTCGACCGCGACATCCCGGGCCCGAACGGCGACGAGATCGCGCGGTGGATCGTGGCATCCGGCAGCGGCATCCCGATCCTCATGCTGACGGCGGCCGACCACCTCGACGACAAGGCCTCCGGGTTCGAGCTCGGCGCCGACGACTACCTCACCAAGCCGTTCGAACTGCGGGAGCTCGTGCTGCGTCTGCGGGCGCTGGACCGTCGCCGTCAGCGCGTGCGCCCGCCCGTGCTGGAGGTCGCCGGCCTGCGACTCGACCCCTTCCGGCGCGAGGTGTTCCGCGACGGCCGCTACGTCGCCCTGACCCGCAAGCAGTTCGCGGTGCTGGAGGTGCTGATCGACGCCGACGGCGGCGTGGTGAGCGCCGAACAGCTGCTGGAGCGGGCCTGGGACGAGAACGCCGACCCGTTCACGAACGCCGTGCGCATCACGGTGTCGTCGCTGCGCAAACGGCTCGGGGAGCCGTGGCTCATCCTCACCGTCCCCGGTGTCGGCTATCGGATCGGGACGGATGCCGATGCGTAG